In one Brienomyrus brachyistius isolate T26 chromosome 12, BBRACH_0.4, whole genome shotgun sequence genomic region, the following are encoded:
- the LOC125704417 gene encoding protein NLRC3-like isoform X10 has product MGRGEEDAPSSKETPVSIAPEQPDAHQAQRFPDPGPQTHGMSCDGSRDAQNGGVQFSISAQSQSNVVSNVMNNCNVNSVNIHTTFGTNADPNSSAKGVSLEEIRNKIKSMLKTKYECIFEGIPKRGNPSSLVSIYTELYMTKGESEQVNAEHEVWYVEAAAKRTDTEEITVKCNDIFKPLPDQETPVKTVLTKGIAGIGKTVLIQKFILDWAEGRANTDITFVFPLPFRQLNHFHDKEFSLMGLIHHFFPPIADIENIHFEDYKVLFIFDGLDECRLPLNDNCQCWCSVKESVSLNILLMNLIQGNLLPSALLWITSRPAAVNQIPPQYIQTMTEIRGFNDPQKDEYFRKKFSNDEKLAERVISHVRSCRSLYIMCHMPVFCWISATFLGKMLTKEDSQEMPKSLTQMYTNLLLIQTKIKNQKYTQESLLNKNEISKLDKTMIISLGQLAFQQLIKGNIIFYEEDLRECGIDAKAASMYSGMFTEIFKEEFEFDEQTVYCFVHLSIQEYLAALFVHFRYINTGENSLNASISKNSDLYELHKSAVSMALESKNGHFDLFLRFLLGISLESNQKILPCVLSENSGSLQSCEKTIKFIKQELAKNLSAERAINLFHCLNELNDNTLVEEIQNYLRSGSPMDTELSPDQCSALAYVLLMSTDVLEDFDLSAYNSTAAGRRRLLPVLKICKRACLHHCNMTKFLMEPVIQVLQSPNSLLIHLDLSYNKLGETGVKLLCDSLKASTTLQVLGLGDCNLTGSCCEGLASLLIHPLLTLKELQLRGNDLGDSGVELLCGALKETSCQLQRLGLSGCRVTEKGCASLASALQSNRLYLTELDLSYNHPGDLGLELLSAAQKVSKLETLIVDHCGPCRDQPGFLKYACQLSLDPNTVNPLLYLSEGNKKVTYKGSHSYPDHPERFEDWVQVLCKEGLSGRCYWEVEWEGGGVDIAVAYKGISRKGRRDSCGFGFSNQSWKLSTPGDIFLFFHDGKSSGRETNSSRSRRVGVYLDWPAGVLAFYRIDKHTVLVHQVITKFTEPLHPGFSVSQDYSLSISDILS; this is encoded by the exons atgggaagaggtgaggaagaTGCCCCGTCTTCAAAGGAGACCCCTGTATCCATCGCCCCCGAGCAGCCGGATGCCCATCAGGCACAGCGGTTCCCTGATCCTGGACCACAAACACATG GGATGTCCTGTGATGGGAGCAGAGATGCCCAAAATGGTGGGGTGCAGTTCTCCATCTCTGCCCAGTCCCAAAGcaatgtggtgtctaatgttaTGAATAACTGTAACGTCAACTCTGTAAACATCCATACCACATTTGGAACGAATGCGGACCCCAACTCATCTGCCAAag GTGTTTCTCTGGAGGAAATACGCAACAAAATAAAATCCATGCTGAAGACGAAGTACGAATGTATATTTGAAGGGATACCAAAGCGGGGGAATCCATCCAGTCTGGTCAGCATCTACACAGAGCTCTACATGACAAAGGGAGAAAGCGAGCAGGTTAATGCCGAGCATGAGGTGTGGTATGTGGAGGCAGCGGCCAAGAGGACAGACACAGAGGAGATCACTGTGAAGTgcaatgacatttttaaacCTTTACCTGACCAAGAAACACCAGTGAAGACTGTGCTGACCAAAGGGATCGCAGGCATTGGAAAAACCGTCTTGATACAGAAGTTCATTCTTGACTGGGCGGAAGGACGGGCAAATACTGACATCACGTTCGTTTTTCCTCTCCCTTTCCGACAACTGAATCATTTTCATGACAAAGAATTTAGTCTGATGGGTTTAATTCACCATTTCTTCCCTCCAATAGCCGACattgaaaatattcattttgaggACTACAAAGTTTTGTTCATCTtcgatggtctggatgagtgtcgttTGCCTTTAAATGATAATTGTCAGTGCTGGTGTAGCGTAAAGGAGTCAGTCTCACTGAATATCTTGTTAATGAATCTCATTCAAGGAAATCTGCTTCCCTCTGCTCTGCTCTGGATAACCTCTCGACCAGCAGCGGTCAATCAGATCCCTCCCCAGTACATCCAGACGATGACAGAAATAAGGGGGTTCAATGATCCACAGAAGGATGAATACTTTAGGAAGAAATTTTCAAATGATGAGAAGCTTGCTGAAAGAGTGATCAGCCATGTGAGATCGTGTAGGAGCCTCTATATCATGTGCCACATGCCTGTCTTCTGTTGGATTTCAGCCACCTTCCTTGGAAAAATGTTGACTAAAGAAGATAGCCAGGAAATGCCTAAATCACTGACTCAAATGTACACAAATTTATTGCTGattcaaacaaaaataaagaatcAGAAATATACCCAGGAAAGCTTGTtgaacaaaaatgaaatctcTAAGTTAGATAAAACAATGATCATCAGTTTGGGCCAGTTGGCTTTTCAACAGTTGATAAAAGGCAATATAATTTTTTATGAAGAAGATTTAAGAGAATGTGGCATTGATGCCAAGGCAGCGTCTATGTACTCTGGTATGTTCACAGAAATATTCAAAGAGGAGTTTGAATTCGATGAGCAAACAGTTTATTGCTTCGTCCATCTGAGCATTCAGGAGTACCTTGCTGCTTTGTTTGTACATTTTCGGTACATTAACACTGGTGAAAATTCTTTAAATGCCAGCATTTCGAAGAACAGTGACTTGTATGAGCTGCATAAGAGTGCAGTGAGTATGGCTTTGGAGAGTAAGAATGGACACTTTGATCTTTTCCTCCGTTTTCTGCTGGGCATCTCGCTGGAATCCAATCAGAAGATCCTGCCATGTGTACTGAGTGAGAACAGTGGCAGTTTACAGTCTTGTGAGAAAACAATCAAATTCATCAAGCAAGAGCTTGCAAAGAACCTCTCTGCAGAAAGAGCCATCAACCTCTTTCACTGTCTAAATGAGCTGAATGACAATACCCTAGTGGAGGAAATCCAGAATTATCTACGTTCAGGTTCCCCCATGGACACTGAGCTGTCCCCAGACCAGTGTTCAGCACTGGCCTACGTCCTGCTGATGTCCACTGATGTGTTGGAGGACTTTGACCTTTCTGCATACAACAGCACAGCAGCCGGGCGGAGGCGACTACTGCCTGTCCTCAAGATCTGCAAAAGAGCCTG CCTGCACCACTGTAACATGACAAAGTTCCTGATGGAACCAGTGATCCAGGTGCTCCAGTCACCCAACTCACTCCTGATTCATCTGGACCTTAGCTACAATAAGCTGGGGGAAAcaggggtgaagctgctctGCGATTCATTGAAGGCATCAACGACCCTGCAGGTGTTGGG TCTGGGAGACTGTAACCTGACAGGAAGCTGTTGTGAGGGCCTGGCCTCTCTCCTGATACATCCCCTCCTCACGCTGAAGGAGCTGCAGCTCAGAGGGAATGACCTGGGGGACTCTGGGGTGGAGCTCCTCTGCGGGGCTCTTAAGGAGACCAGCTGCCAACTTCAGCGACTGGG ACTTTCAGGCTGTCGAGTCACTGAGAAAGGCTGCGCTTCTCTGGCTTCAGCTCTACAATCAAACCGCTTGTACCTgacagagctggatctgagctacaatcacccaggagacttaGGACTGGAACTGCTCTCAGCTGCACAGAAAGTCTCCAAACTGGAGACACTGAT TGTAGACCATTGTGGCCCATGCAGAGATCAACCAGGGTTCCTCAAAT atgccTGCCAGCTATCACTGGATCCCAACACAGTAAACCCACTGTTGTACCTGTCTGAGGGTAACAAAAAGGTGACCTACAAAGGCAGCCATTCGTATCCTGACCACCCAGAGCGATTTGAAGACTGGGTGCAGGTGCTCTGCAAGGAGGGGTTGTCTGGGCGCTGCTACTGGGAGGTTGAATGGGAAGGAGGAGGTGTGGACATTGCAGTGGCATACAAAGGAATATCCCGGAAGGGAAGAAGAGACAGTTGTGGTTTTGGATTCAGTAATCAATCCTGGAAATTATCTACTCCTGGggatatttttcttttctttcacgATGGTAAGTCGAGCGGGAGGGAAACCAACTCTTCGCGGTCCCGCAGGGTGGGGGTGTACCTGGACTGGCCGGCTGGGGTCCTGGCTTTCTACAGGATAGACAAACATACTGTTCTTGTGCACCAGGTCATCACCAAGTTCACTGAGCCTCTTCATCCAGGTTTTTCTGTCTCTCAAGACTACTCTTTGTCTATTAGTGACATACTTTCATAG